One part of the Microvirga sp. TS319 genome encodes these proteins:
- a CDS encoding class I SAM-dependent methyltransferase, translated as MSTNDHGDLIGQVASYYAKRLADHGATPRGVDWNGLESHELRHSQFLRLIDDPSASVLDLGCGFGDFLRYLRQRGHCGYFTGYDVAPSMIAEAKRLHGESPGLLWKIGAKPDDVADYAIASGIFNVKGNVSADAWTRYVEDTIKILAQSGRRGCAFNVLSLSSDPEHRRDDLFYADPVQMLQFCLEQFGRSVALLQDYGLYEFTIIVKHSGARA; from the coding sequence ATGAGCACGAATGACCATGGCGACCTCATTGGCCAGGTCGCATCATATTATGCGAAGCGCCTTGCAGACCATGGCGCTACCCCACGCGGGGTCGACTGGAACGGGCTTGAATCCCATGAGTTGCGGCACAGCCAATTTCTGCGTCTTATTGATGATCCCTCTGCATCCGTACTCGATCTTGGGTGCGGCTTCGGGGACTTCCTTCGCTATCTTCGTCAGAGAGGCCATTGCGGGTACTTCACGGGCTATGATGTCGCGCCGAGCATGATCGCAGAGGCTAAACGCCTTCATGGTGAGTCGCCGGGACTTCTTTGGAAGATAGGCGCAAAGCCGGACGATGTCGCAGATTACGCAATCGCAAGCGGCATCTTCAACGTAAAGGGTAATGTCTCCGCTGATGCTTGGACACGATACGTTGAGGATACGATCAAAATTCTCGCGCAAAGTGGGCGGCGCGGCTGCGCCTTCAATGTCCTCAGCCTATCGAGCGACCCTGAGCACCGACGCGACGACCTTTTCTACGCTGATCCGGTGCAGATGCTGCAGTTCTGCCTCGAGCAGTTCGGCAGGTCCGTTGCACTTCTCCAAGATTACGGGCTCTATGAGTTCACAATCATAGTGAAGCACTCGGGTGCCAGAGCCTGA
- a CDS encoding acetyltransferase, with product MKQQRIVIFGDGDIAELADFYFTHDSPFEVAAFTVDEAFLRREQFRGRPVVAYEKLVESYPPEEFQLFIALSYAKLNALRADRVASARAKGYRLASYLSSRASVFPGFELSENCFILEDNTIQPFAKVGSNVTLWSGNHIGHHSVIEDDVFVASHVVISGGVKIGRGSFVGVNATLRDHVVIGEQCVLGAGALVLEDQPDFSVVAPRGTERAKVPSTRLRGI from the coding sequence TTGAAACAGCAGCGAATTGTTATCTTTGGTGACGGTGACATCGCCGAACTCGCAGACTTCTACTTCACGCATGACTCCCCCTTTGAGGTTGCAGCGTTCACGGTTGATGAAGCCTTTCTCAGGCGAGAGCAGTTTCGAGGGCGTCCGGTTGTGGCTTACGAGAAACTCGTCGAGTCCTACCCTCCTGAGGAGTTTCAGCTCTTTATCGCTCTCAGCTATGCAAAATTGAACGCTCTGCGCGCTGACCGCGTCGCCTCTGCCAGAGCCAAAGGTTATCGCTTGGCCTCATATCTCAGCAGTCGCGCCAGTGTGTTTCCTGGTTTCGAGCTCAGCGAGAACTGCTTCATCCTGGAAGACAACACGATCCAGCCCTTCGCCAAAGTCGGATCGAATGTCACTTTGTGGAGCGGAAACCACATTGGCCATCATTCTGTTATCGAAGATGATGTTTTCGTTGCGTCACACGTAGTCATATCGGGTGGCGTCAAAATCGGACGCGGTAGCTTCGTCGGCGTGAACGCCACTTTGCGAGACCACGTGGTCATTGGTGAACAATGCGTCCTCGGAGCAGGGGCGCTGGTCCTTGAAGATCAACCTGATTTCTCCGTTGTAGCACCTCGTGGTACGGAGAGAGCAAAAGTGCCCAGCACGCGCTTGCGTGGAATTTGA
- a CDS encoding class I SAM-dependent methyltransferase, giving the protein MAQDTSGVRSVLSHPLVYDIAQFLMGASRNRRWMQRTFIQAKPNERVLDVGCGTADILSVLPEVQYVGFDISEPYIKHAQQRWRNRGQFFAQYLSKASLNSHEPFDLILATGLLHHLDDSEVHDLLDNLATHLKPNGRIITVDGCFTDGQNPIAKFVIQQDRGKSVRSPEAYAVLARKSFASVEGWLCERAWIPYTYWIMRISEPIGAPTPDNDQETT; this is encoded by the coding sequence ATGGCTCAAGATACGAGTGGCGTTCGCTCTGTTCTCTCGCACCCTCTTGTGTACGATATTGCTCAATTTCTTATGGGGGCATCGCGTAATCGGCGATGGATGCAGCGTACCTTCATCCAAGCGAAACCCAACGAGCGAGTCCTTGATGTGGGCTGTGGTACGGCTGACATCCTTTCCGTCTTGCCGGAGGTTCAATATGTCGGGTTCGACATCAGTGAACCTTACATCAAGCATGCACAGCAGCGGTGGCGCAATAGAGGGCAGTTTTTCGCACAATACCTCAGCAAGGCTTCGCTAAACTCCCATGAACCATTTGATCTGATTCTGGCGACGGGCCTACTGCATCACCTTGATGACAGCGAGGTGCACGATCTCCTCGATAACTTGGCAACCCATTTAAAGCCGAATGGGCGCATTATTACTGTCGATGGATGTTTCACGGACGGCCAGAATCCGATTGCCAAATTCGTCATTCAGCAGGACCGAGGTAAAAGCGTACGCTCACCCGAAGCCTATGCAGTCCTAGCCAGGAAGAGTTTTGCCTCGGTTGAAGGGTGGCTTTGTGAGCGTGCCTGGATCCCTTATACCTACTGGATTATGCGGATTTCTGAACCTATCGGTGCCCCGACCCCAGACAATGACCAGGAAACCACTTAA
- a CDS encoding WbqC family protein codes for MKKSVVITQSNYIPWRGYFDMLRSADQVILLDSVQYTRRDWRNRNRIKTSNGPVWLTIPVEAKGRYNQAIDETLISDTDWANSHLRSIELAYRRAPHFNMIFPELVDLLRDAATELYLTKVNERLIRAICQRLGIDVPITRCSEVLDRVVLRTMEPTQRLLELCLASGATRYLSGPAAKAYLDVSPFSQSGIEVDWMDYSGYSEYPQLWGGFDPTLSIIDLLLNTGLEAGSFLKRPL; via the coding sequence TTGAAGAAGTCTGTTGTCATCACGCAGTCAAACTATATCCCGTGGCGAGGATATTTCGACATGCTGCGCTCCGCAGATCAGGTTATTCTGCTGGATAGCGTTCAGTATACGCGGAGGGACTGGCGCAATCGTAACCGGATCAAGACTTCGAACGGGCCGGTATGGCTCACAATTCCGGTCGAGGCGAAAGGACGGTATAACCAAGCCATTGATGAGACTTTAATCTCTGATACTGACTGGGCGAACTCCCATCTTCGTTCTATCGAACTAGCATACCGTCGCGCGCCGCACTTCAACATGATCTTTCCCGAACTCGTTGATCTACTTCGAGATGCTGCCACCGAGCTCTACTTGACGAAAGTCAATGAGCGACTCATCCGGGCAATATGCCAGCGACTCGGTATTGACGTGCCTATCACCCGTTGCAGCGAAGTTCTTGATAGGGTTGTGCTGCGTACCATGGAACCCACCCAGCGCCTTCTCGAATTGTGCTTGGCCTCAGGGGCAACACGGTATCTCAGTGGACCAGCAGCGAAGGCTTATCTCGACGTCAGCCCCTTCAGCCAAAGCGGGATTGAAGTCGATTGGATGGACTACAGCGGGTATAGCGAATACCCCCAGCTTTGGGGCGGTTTCGATCCCACTCTGTCTATCATCGACTTGCTGTTGAACACCGGGCTAGAAGCAGGGTCCTTTCTGAAGAGGCCTTTGTGA
- a CDS encoding class I SAM-dependent methyltransferase, whose amino-acid sequence MSMPELSTNPARLCPKCGSSTPLSKESRAWPLDWTCSACSYRPPFQDSIVLTAPELADTVSGFDPADFDFLAKAELEHFWFSARRKLIASLARKYAPYAKSFLEIGCGSGNVLNAMARSRDWDRIVGTEIHPRGLNHASQRLPSNVELIQADARRLPFSEAFDLAGAFDVLEHISEDELVLAKVREALASGGIFIATVPQHPWLWSVADEIAYHERRYRYGELEGKLSSSGFKILFSTSYTTLLLPAMALSRLRAKGDRSDTDAKEALRNEFRVSPVLNTMLREVLNLETGLTLLGVRWPIGGSRVVVAQKG is encoded by the coding sequence ATGTCCATGCCGGAACTGTCTACGAATCCTGCGAGGCTTTGCCCAAAGTGCGGCTCCAGCACCCCATTGTCGAAAGAAAGTCGCGCTTGGCCTTTGGATTGGACCTGCAGCGCCTGCTCTTATCGCCCTCCGTTCCAGGACAGTATCGTCCTGACCGCACCAGAACTTGCCGATACGGTATCTGGCTTCGATCCCGCAGATTTCGACTTTCTCGCAAAGGCTGAACTTGAACATTTCTGGTTTTCGGCCCGACGCAAACTGATTGCCTCGCTTGCCAGAAAGTATGCTCCCTATGCAAAGAGCTTTCTTGAGATCGGCTGCGGGTCAGGAAACGTCCTGAATGCAATGGCCCGAAGCCGCGACTGGGATCGAATCGTCGGGACAGAGATTCACCCCAGAGGGCTCAACCACGCGTCTCAGCGCCTTCCGTCAAACGTCGAATTGATCCAGGCTGACGCGCGCAGGCTTCCATTCTCTGAAGCATTCGATCTTGCGGGTGCATTCGACGTACTTGAACACATTTCTGAAGATGAGCTTGTTCTGGCAAAAGTTCGCGAGGCACTGGCATCCGGAGGGATTTTTATCGCAACCGTCCCACAGCATCCGTGGCTCTGGAGCGTTGCCGATGAAATTGCCTATCATGAACGGCGCTATCGGTATGGGGAATTAGAAGGCAAGCTCTCCTCAAGCGGTTTCAAGATTCTATTCTCGACGAGCTATACGACGCTGCTCCTCCCTGCCATGGCCCTGAGCCGCTTGAGGGCCAAGGGCGATAGAAGCGACACTGACGCGAAGGAGGCATTGCGCAATGAATTCAGGGTCTCACCTGTCCTCAATACGATGCTGCGCGAAGTGCTGAACCTCGAAACGGGCTTGACCCTGCTCGGTGTCAGATGGCCCATTGGTGGAAGCAGAGTTGTCGTAGCACAAAAAGGCTGA
- the rffA gene encoding dTDP-4-amino-4,6-dideoxygalactose transaminase produces the protein MTRIPFNKPPITGRELEYLAKVFELREFSGNGTFTDWCQAWLKNRLGAADALLTQSCTASLEMSAVLANIGPGDEVIMPSFTFVSTANAIVLRHGVPVFVDIRPDTLNIDETKIEAAITAKTKAICAVHYAGICAEMDVINDIARRYGLTVIEDAAQALLSSYHGRQAGTLSDLACFSFHETKNVMSGEGGALIVNDPTLVERAFVIWEKGTNRRAFKLGTTDKYTWVDCGSSFLPSELTAAVLFAQLEQAERFNAERCAIWDRYHTGFSGLEAKELVRRPIVPTHCTHNGHLYYLLLKSETSRNRLIEQLRKNDIWAPFHYIPLHSAPAGQRYARSNGSLEVTDRVSGCLIRLPLYAGMSPEAADKVIDHVEAHLGS, from the coding sequence ATGACGCGCATCCCTTTCAACAAGCCCCCTATCACCGGCCGAGAGCTTGAATACCTTGCGAAAGTCTTCGAGCTACGTGAATTTTCTGGCAATGGTACTTTCACGGATTGGTGCCAAGCGTGGTTGAAGAACCGCCTCGGTGCGGCGGACGCGCTCCTCACTCAATCCTGTACCGCATCTTTGGAGATGTCCGCTGTCTTAGCAAATATCGGGCCTGGGGATGAGGTGATTATGCCCTCGTTTACCTTCGTATCGACGGCGAATGCGATCGTACTGCGGCATGGAGTCCCCGTTTTCGTCGATATTCGTCCGGATACTCTGAATATCGATGAGACAAAGATTGAGGCTGCAATCACCGCCAAGACAAAGGCAATCTGTGCGGTGCATTATGCCGGCATTTGCGCGGAAATGGATGTCATCAATGACATTGCGCGCCGGTATGGTCTCACTGTCATTGAAGATGCCGCACAGGCCCTTCTCTCCTCTTACCATGGGCGCCAGGCCGGAACGCTCAGTGACCTCGCCTGCTTCAGCTTTCATGAAACCAAGAATGTCATGTCAGGCGAAGGCGGCGCGCTCATCGTCAATGACCCAACACTTGTGGAACGGGCGTTTGTTATTTGGGAGAAAGGCACTAACAGGCGTGCGTTCAAGCTTGGAACCACCGACAAATATACTTGGGTTGATTGCGGCTCTTCATTTCTTCCTAGTGAACTCACGGCGGCGGTCCTCTTTGCTCAGCTTGAGCAGGCTGAGCGTTTCAACGCAGAGCGTTGCGCAATCTGGGACCGCTATCATACCGGTTTTTCTGGTCTCGAGGCCAAGGAGTTAGTCCGCAGGCCCATCGTGCCAACGCATTGCACCCACAATGGCCACCTCTATTATCTCCTCCTCAAGAGTGAGACCAGCCGGAACCGGCTAATCGAGCAACTTCGGAAGAACGATATTTGGGCACCCTTCCACTACATTCCGCTTCATTCGGCTCCCGCGGGGCAGAGATATGCTCGCTCCAATGGTAGTCTTGAGGTTACGGACCGTGTGAGTGGGTGCCTGATAAGGCTGCCCCTGTATGCCGGAATGTCACCCGAGGCTGCAGACAAGGTTATCGATCACGTTGAGGCGCATCTTGGCAGCTGA
- a CDS encoding glycosyltransferase family 2 protein, protein MKLSIVSTLYRSAGTINEFCRRSIAAAEQITDDIEIVLVNDGSPDDSLERALALHTADPRIVVVDLARNFGHHKAMMTGLAHARGDLIFLIDCDLEEEPELLSQFYATQRHENCEVVYGVQETRRGGTIERITGGLFFSVVEALSDHKLPRNLVTARLMRRDYVRALVKHRDREFLIAHLWDIAGFKQVPLRVKKLSLSPTTYSLHRRLEMGIKYVTTTSTKLLYYFLYAGILVAGFSTVTIGYFLIRYLISGIAVDGWTSLIVSVWFFGGLTTLILGVLGIYIANILSETKRRPYTIVRQVHRKDRHHVRAPEVSALDFCREAKIL, encoded by the coding sequence ATGAAACTATCGATCGTCTCAACGCTGTACAGGTCCGCTGGTACCATTAATGAGTTCTGTAGGCGCAGTATCGCAGCCGCCGAGCAAATCACGGATGATATTGAAATCGTACTGGTCAACGACGGCTCGCCAGACGATTCACTTGAGCGTGCTCTTGCTCTTCATACTGCGGATCCGCGTATCGTCGTTGTTGACCTCGCTCGCAATTTTGGCCACCACAAGGCCATGATGACGGGCCTTGCTCATGCACGCGGCGATCTGATCTTTCTAATAGACTGTGATCTCGAAGAGGAGCCTGAACTCCTGAGCCAGTTTTACGCCACACAGCGACATGAAAATTGCGAAGTCGTCTACGGCGTTCAGGAAACACGCCGCGGCGGAACGATAGAGCGTATTACCGGAGGACTGTTCTTTTCCGTCGTGGAAGCATTGAGCGATCATAAACTGCCACGGAACTTGGTCACGGCCCGCCTGATGCGGCGCGATTACGTTCGTGCCCTCGTCAAGCATCGCGACCGTGAGTTCTTGATCGCCCATCTGTGGGACATTGCAGGCTTCAAGCAGGTACCGCTCAGGGTCAAGAAGCTATCTCTATCGCCGACAACCTATTCCCTGCATCGACGTCTAGAGATGGGGATCAAATACGTCACGACAACATCGACGAAGCTCTTGTATTACTTCTTATATGCGGGCATCTTGGTCGCCGGCTTCTCCACAGTTACAATTGGCTATTTTCTCATACGATATCTCATCTCCGGCATTGCCGTCGATGGTTGGACGTCGTTGATCGTATCCGTATGGTTCTTCGGCGGACTGACGACTCTCATCCTTGGCGTCTTGGGCATCTATATTGCAAACATCCTGTCAGAGACGAAGCGGCGTCCGTACACGATCGTCCGCCAAGTTCACCGGAAAGATCGCCACCATGTGAGAGCACCCGAGGTATCTGCCCTCGATTTTTGTCGCGAGGCAAAGATCCTCTGA
- a CDS encoding transposase, which produces MCKPHGDNAHMFLSPSAPWQRLTVLAALTCEGLVATMSTEASTTTSVLLACIEQVLVPTLRLVRPDAILVMENLRPDHATEVIELLAQTGIGLLYLPRYSPVFNPIEQAQAKVARTLEALEAELKPSLDTITAKDTQGWISMPAYHLR; this is translated from the coding sequence ATGTGCAAGCCCCACGGGGACAACGCGCATATGTTTTTATCCCCCTCGGCTCCTTGGCAGCGGCTGACGGTGTTAGCGGCGCTCACGTGTGAGGGTCTGGTAGCCACGATGAGCACCGAGGCGTCCACCACGACTTCCGTGCTGCTGGCCTGTATCGAGCAAGTGCTGGTACCTACACTCCGGCTGGTGAGGCCGGATGCGATCTTGGTGATGGAAAACCTGCGCCCGGACCATGCAACCGAAGTCATTGAGCTTCTCGCACAGACCGGGATCGGACTGCTGTATCTGCCCCGCTACTCGCCGGTGTTCAACCCGATCGAGCAGGCCCAGGCCAAAGTCGCACGCACCCTTGAAGCCTTAGAGGCGGAACTCAAACCCTCCCTCGACACCATCACCGCCAAAGATACCCAAGGCTGGATCAGCATGCCGGCTTATCACCTACGCTGA
- a CDS encoding EamA family transporter, with product MDHLIWIAATLTLGLYGQLVMKWRADLHAAKAIGHGRPEFLFAMLTDPWVLSGLGGAFLASIAYMFVLERLPLSFAYPLMALSFVLVPVASVLVFGGKIPLVQAAGLALIVLGVSLSALSK from the coding sequence ATGGATCACCTGATCTGGATAGCCGCAACACTGACCTTGGGACTTTACGGACAGCTTGTTATGAAGTGGCGCGCGGACCTCCATGCGGCCAAGGCTATAGGCCATGGCCGTCCCGAGTTCCTATTTGCCATGCTGACAGACCCTTGGGTGCTTAGTGGCCTTGGTGGGGCGTTTCTGGCAAGTATTGCCTACATGTTCGTTCTGGAGAGACTTCCGCTATCCTTCGCATACCCACTGATGGCTCTATCGTTTGTCCTCGTGCCGGTCGCCAGTGTTCTGGTCTTCGGCGGAAAGATCCCTCTCGTACAGGCCGCAGGGCTCGCGCTGATCGTACTCGGGGTTTCTCTTTCGGCGCTATCGAAATAG
- a CDS encoding DMT family transporter: MEAPPETDSSPPPIPLWRSAGWLLLDMALVTTMQAIVKAEGETYPAIQLVFLRSLVGFLSVAPLIWRHRAKLTNLSNIRGHLARVGFNSIALTFNFAAFAALPLALVTAIGFTRPLVLLVMAALMLGESVSRTRYTFTAIGFLGVIIMVQPDTIPWNMGLIAAFGSVFFGSLAVVQTRRLAGEDTVVLMLFYTVGLTILTSIPAAIVWVPIPWTEAPNIILVGVLAQLGQYCWLQAYQKQEARLLAPIGYLSIVFSGFVGWLFFGEVPSTALCLGAAIVVLTTILASPAERLLQSRRRV; encoded by the coding sequence ATGGAGGCCCCGCCTGAAACCGATTCATCCCCGCCTCCGATCCCGTTGTGGCGAAGCGCGGGCTGGCTCCTGCTCGACATGGCGCTGGTCACGACCATGCAGGCCATCGTCAAGGCGGAGGGCGAAACCTATCCGGCCATCCAGCTCGTCTTTCTGCGTTCGCTCGTCGGGTTCCTGTCGGTTGCGCCGCTGATTTGGCGCCACCGTGCCAAGCTGACGAATTTGTCGAACATCCGCGGCCATCTCGCGCGGGTCGGGTTCAACTCCATCGCGCTGACATTCAACTTCGCGGCCTTCGCGGCGCTGCCTCTCGCGCTGGTGACCGCGATCGGGTTCACCCGGCCGCTCGTGCTCCTGGTGATGGCGGCGCTCATGCTCGGGGAGAGCGTCAGCCGAACGCGCTATACCTTCACGGCTATCGGTTTCCTGGGTGTCATCATCATGGTCCAGCCGGATACGATCCCATGGAACATGGGACTGATCGCGGCCTTCGGATCCGTCTTCTTCGGATCGCTGGCGGTTGTTCAGACCAGACGCCTCGCTGGCGAGGACACCGTCGTGCTCATGCTCTTCTACACGGTGGGCCTGACGATCCTGACATCCATCCCGGCTGCCATCGTGTGGGTGCCGATCCCCTGGACCGAGGCGCCGAACATCATCCTGGTCGGCGTCCTGGCGCAGCTGGGGCAGTATTGCTGGCTGCAGGCTTACCAGAAGCAGGAGGCGCGGCTTCTGGCTCCGATCGGATACCTGTCGATCGTCTTTTCAGGCTTTGTCGGCTGGCTCTTCTTCGGCGAAGTCCCATCGACAGCCCTGTGCCTTGGCGCGGCCATCGTGGTTCTCACGACGATTCTGGCGTCCCCCGCTGAGCGCTTGCTTCAAAGCAGAAGAAGGGTCTAG